A stretch of Acidicapsa ligni DNA encodes these proteins:
- a CDS encoding RNA polymerase sigma factor — protein MSTCSATLAGWMESPATSVREQHEAEHEAQQESASRSEAAIAALVDEYASTLYRVAYSVLRNGADAEDAVQETYLRVLRHRDSLSEIRDARVWLVRIVWNVVLDRKRRSKTRPETDDISDLARVLPASGLTAEERVASAQHHAHVLRAVEQLPEKEQRVLILSAFEELSSVEIAQVLGTTESTVRSRLFRARNLLSTLLSHSRSAR, from the coding sequence ATGAGCACCTGTTCTGCAACACTCGCAGGTTGGATGGAGAGTCCGGCTACGTCCGTACGCGAACAACACGAGGCTGAGCACGAGGCACAGCAAGAGAGCGCGTCGAGGTCAGAGGCTGCGATTGCAGCGCTGGTGGATGAGTATGCGTCGACTCTGTATCGCGTTGCTTATTCGGTGCTGCGCAATGGTGCGGATGCGGAGGATGCGGTGCAGGAGACGTATCTTCGCGTGCTGCGGCATCGTGATTCGTTGAGCGAGATTCGCGATGCGCGGGTGTGGCTGGTGCGCATCGTATGGAATGTGGTTTTGGATCGCAAGCGGCGTTCGAAGACGCGGCCAGAGACGGATGATATTTCGGATCTGGCGCGTGTGCTGCCTGCCAGCGGTCTTACGGCGGAGGAGCGTGTCGCTTCTGCGCAGCACCATGCGCATGTTCTGCGCGCGGTTGAGCAGTTACCGGAGAAGGAGCAGAGGGTGCTGATCCTCTCCGCATTTGAGGAGCTTTCGAGCGTGGAGATCGCACAGGTTCTGGGTACTACGGAATCCACGGTTCGCTCGCGGCTTTTTCGCGCCCGCAATCTTTTGTCTACTTTGTTGAGCCACTCCAGGAGTGCGCGATGA
- a CDS encoding YfgM family protein — translation MDSQTRHALKQDKFVQATQSSVSWVETNRSSVIRLSVIGVLILAVLIAGAVFYNQRSRAAEGALGSALDVYSAPLAQPGAPTEKDVYATAAERSKAANQQFVQVASQYGWLPEGGRAHYFAGLTYQELGQTASAESELKIAADSWNSDLSTLAKFALAGFYHQTGRDAQAIDLYNAVAAKPSATVPAYTAQLALADLYASTGKVDQAKQLWAKIKDADKTGSAGAIAAGKLSAKK, via the coding sequence GTGGATTCTCAAACGCGTCACGCGCTTAAACAAGACAAATTCGTACAAGCTACTCAGAGTAGCGTTAGCTGGGTCGAGACGAATCGCTCCAGTGTCATCCGCCTGTCGGTTATCGGTGTTCTGATCCTGGCGGTGTTGATTGCCGGAGCCGTTTTCTACAATCAGCGCTCTCGTGCGGCTGAGGGTGCGCTTGGTTCGGCCCTGGATGTGTACAGTGCTCCGCTGGCTCAGCCTGGGGCGCCTACCGAGAAGGATGTGTATGCGACGGCTGCTGAGCGGTCGAAGGCTGCGAATCAGCAGTTTGTGCAGGTCGCGAGTCAGTATGGATGGCTTCCAGAGGGCGGTCGGGCGCATTATTTTGCGGGGCTGACCTACCAGGAGCTTGGACAGACTGCTTCTGCTGAGAGCGAGCTGAAGATTGCCGCCGACTCGTGGAACAGCGATCTCTCGACGCTGGCTAAGTTTGCCCTGGCTGGGTTCTATCACCAGACGGGCCGCGATGCGCAGGCTATTGATCTTTACAACGCAGTTGCGGCCAAGCCGTCGGCGACTGTTCCGGCATACACGGCTCAGCTTGCGCTGGCCGATCTGTATGCATCGACGGGCAAGGTGGATCAGGCCAAGCAGCTTTGGGCCAAGATCAAGGATGCCGACAAGACTGGTTCTGCTGGAGCGATTGCGGCAGGGAAGCTCAGCGCCAAGAAATAA
- a CDS encoding cytochrome c biogenesis protein, giving the protein MFLVYLHFTAEIGVVYCVRGMVTGSLWGHEEWGIWWTWDARLTTALMLTLIYAAYLILRRMTDGPSRATICAVLAIFGFADIPIVYMSTTWWRIQHPAPVFGGGEGSGIAHAILVPTP; this is encoded by the coding sequence TTGTTTCTTGTTTACTTGCATTTTACAGCGGAGATAGGCGTGGTTTACTGCGTTCGTGGTATGGTCACTGGCTCGCTCTGGGGTCACGAAGAATGGGGGATCTGGTGGACGTGGGACGCCCGGTTGACGACCGCGCTCATGCTGACCCTGATTTATGCTGCCTATTTGATTTTGCGAAGAATGACAGACGGCCCCAGTCGGGCGACGATCTGCGCAGTGCTGGCTATATTCGGCTTTGCCGATATTCCAATTGTTTATATGTCCACTACCTGGTGGAGAATCCAACATCCAGCTCCTGTTTTTGGCGGAGGAGAAGGTTCGGGCATAGCGCATGCCATTCTCGTTCCAACGCCCTGA